From one Babesia bovis T2Bo chromosome 3, whole genome shotgun sequence genomic stretch:
- a CDS encoding IQ calmodulin-binding domain containing protein: MYDNGGKQDLGPPESQDTDPPGVYPRCDETVRDFYYYDGLSTQIVVEDLYSRYLQGKSYSYFGNLMFYLVPLKGSNLPEEYSKYLFEEDKVAPHLFALLNEVLRITVVKRIDDSLQFNNNERVTQATVRSLSRKYTSQLQVPGSRQCCNIFVYGDAPSGQSDVAKNAAVYLAQRAHIVGLEPSGKVSEQIMNVNKLLDAFGDFSSYNIMENNIMMSYRLDFDTNNYLTSVNIVPNLATDTACAAVASKYRQYLKSIRPGNMATNVTIRPPSVIYALLYSIQTGKYRKWLSACRMTEGDATRVLNNIPPHEIKDPEKHTATLEQIIRNLLRIGFTAEEVRSIMQIIAAVVLFDLYTIMRERIDQEEERRKENYEKDIETTKRKSKMEEQDRPNKEDVLNPKDILIFAAEVMDIPLLKVPAKTLQSHDLLFRLDLLGAENRWQFENVAPALFIRLKLTIYRRANRYLAKERQTQISSSIAIHSNAGCFPQTIPVKRHKDIELAKRASEETFVHQFTNSMDGVEHTNAPTGDFVRKSADAVKLLASETGLIARIVVEAQNNIYDGRNDDSIELGEARTVNHSCCDVEYDLTAIAKEESKTFALPQGVAKLLAYTTNNFIMDIMASSRSRRTVYGTCAMALSYMRYLKEAVSKDDLMYHVVCTNPEMLKYIYRKEGDPILIKRKTVNEETSDKEADEYTRDEVKYGIELLKRALSVNMPVVELCITQREYSQVTLDLEAALNTFIPIAYVALQTSMHRTIPILEGKEIFRLMFHALRVPDTAYRITNETIVLKRALCVKLMARVSRYLNAVLSSARLIQSWWIGYNTIQLKRILRKVVVRLQSKVRQLIFQDKVVALANSRNLSVDYIGYCLVMYYLKVSLQSSSQKTLQLLHSMEKRYHEKEYNYIQHAAATYIQAVWRGRLQRRKYAQMKREKLEDFAIMLVQTFIRRFIATAKLIHKKPTKDIAATRIQAAFRGYIARKQYEVLSGLKLALLSIVRKGSMLISLNEQLKFVKERKKLNSTTIEIKRLIMMQTNLPPGFIKAQNMIRMHFVRKQYLYLRSAIDKVHAIAMTKIARLEYLHKVKSAVKIQRWWRSVRKPTVSSIANNVIYYINIKEHAAMMPMKQLCQQLGVTIFHFRAYQDLRNVYPRSWAAYPTMILNHLLQIQKTLIETGGAEYQRIEAVQFAVSAYHTLMLVEYAKGAGSALYAWGAPNVLHSQPLKNPPVTYLEKPLEFYQLENPERSEYGRHQFIPMENVEIVAITCGNEFSVALDKQGRVFTWGNNRYGQCGQGHRLVQLWSPTLLPMHGVTGIWCGESHAVIRLSVGEYFVFGKAFGYIIYTPEDIKAHCEDIKNQTIEAVACGGDITVLYTTELKYVLRVLGGEPTFANCYNLKGNIKSVCTNGRMICTIIEEVEYMGNKQQTLLAWGQLRCFSTHYKEPLPNTAVLVNAFCEMFEHPEKRKPKRSLNKVDYCLAKPCLIPMPTPINFNKRVNTVTCDHQQIVMTCKNGIVIAMKTFELIHSVASDIRSSDDHSIRLEPNVTNARLEPGLYQFTALERTDTAVQIAYNRLSCSIGFATGPHISHVQ; encoded by the exons ATGTATGATAATGGTGGAAAACAAGACCTTGGACCTCCAGAGTCCCAAGACACCGATCCTCCAGGAGTGTACCCTAGGTG CGATGAAACAGTTAGGGACTTCTACTATTATGATGGACTCAGTACACAAATAGTGGTAGAAGATCTATATAGTAGGTACCTTCAAGGAAAGTCGTATTCCTACTTTGGCAATCTTATGTTCTACCTAGTGCCACTTAAAGGCTCGAATTTACCAGAAGAATACTCAAAGTATCTATTCGAAGAAGATAAAGTGGCACCGCACTTATTCGCATTGTTAAATGAAGTGCTGCGCATAACCGTCGTCAAAAGAATAGATGATAGTCTGCAATTCAATAATAATGAACGAGTGACACAAGCCACTGTGAGGTCGCTCTCCAGAAAGTACACATCACAACTGCAAGTACCGGGTTCACGACAATGCTGCAATATTTTTGTCTACGGCGATGCGCCTTCAGGACAAAGCGACGTTGCAAAAAATGCAGCGGTATACCTTGCACAAAGGGCACATATCGTTGGATTGGAG CCATCTGGGAAAGTGAGTGAACAGATCATGAATGTGAACAAACTGCTGGATGCATTCGGTGATTTCTCAtcatacaatataatgGAAAACAATATTATGATGTCATACCGATTGGATTTTGATACTAATAACTATTTAACATCAGTCAACATAGTGCCAAACCTGGCAACGGATACAGCATG TGCGGCAGTAGCATCAAAGTACCGACAGTATCTCAAAAGTATACGCCCTGGAAATATGGCAACAAATGTAACCATTAGACCACCAAGTGTAATTTACGCACTCCTGTACAGCATACAAACCGGAAAATATCGCAAGTGGCTCTCAGCATGCAGGATGACAGAAGGAGATGCTACCAGAGTACTGAATAACATACCGCCACATGAAATTAAAGATCCAGAAAAGCATACAGCCACGCTAGAACAAATCATACGCAACCTATTGCGCATAGGTTTCACAGCAGAAGAAGTAAGGTCAATCATGCAAATAATAGCGGCAGTGGTACTGTTCGACCTGTATACCATCATGAGAGAAAGGATTGAtcaagaagaagaaagaCGTAAAGAGAATTACGAAAAGGATATAGAAACCACAAAAAGAAAGTCAAAAATGGAAGAACAAGATAGACCTAATAAAGAAGACGTACTCAACCCTAAAGATATACTGATATTTGCAGCAGAAGTTATGGATATACCATTGCTTAAAGTACCAGCCAAAACATTACAGTCGCATGATCTGCTTTTCAGATTGGACCTTTTAGGAGCTGAAAATAGATGGCAATTCGAAAACGTGGCACCTGCGCTGTTCATCAGGTTGAAGCTTACTATATATCGAAGGGCTAATAGATACCTAGCTAAGGAAAGACAAACACAAATATCGTCATCAATAGCAATACACTCAAATGCAGGATGTTTCCCACAAACAATACCTGTTAAGCGACATAAAGATATCGAGTTAGCCAAAAGAGCGTCAGAAGAAACATTCGTGCATCAATTCACAAACTCAATGGATGGCGTTGAGCATACAAACGCACCCACAGGTGATTTTGTAAGAAAATCAGCAGATGCAGTAAAATTATTAGCAAGTGAAACTGGATTAATTGCGAGGATAGTGGTTGAGGCacaaaataacatttaCGATGGACGAAATGATGACTCAATTGAACTAGGTGAAGCAAGAACAG TGAACCACTCATGCTGTGATGTAGAATACGATCTTACAGCAATTGCCAAGGAAGAATCCAAGACTTTCGCCTTACCCCAAGGTGTGGCCAAGCTACTGGCGTACACCACGAATAACTTTATAATGGATATAATGGCATCCTCAAGATCAAGGCGCACTGTGTATGGTACTTGTGCAATGGCACTCAGCTATATGAGGTACCTCAAAGAAGCTGTGTCCAAAGATGACCTGATGTACCATGTAGTATGCACCAACCCGGAAATGCTAAAATATATCTACAGGAAG GAAGGTGATCCAATATTGATAAAGAGGAAAACTGTAAATGAAGAAACAAGTGATAAAGAAGCAGATGAGTATACTAGAGATGAAGTTAAATATGGTATTGAGCTGTTGAAACGCGCACTTTCTGTTAATATGCCAGTAGTGGAGCTGTGCATCACACAACGCGAATACTCGCAAGTCACCCTGGACCTTGAAGCTGCCCTGAACACATTCATACCAATAGCATACGTAGCACTGCAAACATCAATGCATAGGACTATACCGATACTAGAAGGAAAGGAAATATTCAGATTGATGTTCCATGCGCTCAGAGTACCTGATACGGCATATAGAATAACCAACGAAACCATCGTTCTCAAGCGAGCACTATGCGTTAAATTAATGGCAAGGGTATCGAGATACCTCAACGCAGTACTCAGTAGCGCAAGACTAATACAAAGTTGGTGGATTGGATATAATACCATACAACTCAAAAGAATACTCAGGAAAGTAGTAGTGCGACTACAATCGAAAGTTAGGCAACTTATATTCCAAGATAAAGTTGTGGCATTGGCAAACTCACGGAACCTAAGTGTAGACTATATAGGTTATTGCCTCGTAATGTACTATCTCAAAGTTAGCCTGCAATCATCATCACAGAAGACACTGCAACTATTACACTCGATGGAAAAGAGATACCACGAAAAGGAATATAACTACATCCAACATGCAGCTGCAACTTACATACAAGCAGTTTGGAGAGGACGATTACAAAGAAGGAAATACGCACAGATGAAACGTGAAAAATTAGAAGACTTTGCAATCATGCTCGTGCAAACATTCATACGCAGGTTCATAGCAACAGCTAAGCTGATACACAAAAAACCAACAAAAGATATCGCAGCTACTAGAATACAAGCAGCATTCAGAGGATATATCGCAAGGAAACAATATGAAGTGCTCTCAGGATTAAAATTAGCATTGTTGTCAATAGTAAGAAAGGGTTCTATGCTTATAAGCCTCAACGAACAACTCAAATTCGTAAAGGAACGGAAGAAGCTAAACTCGACGACTATAGAAATTAAAAGGCTAATCATGATGCAAACAAACCTCCCACCAGGATTCATAAAGGCGCAAAACATGATTAGAATGCATTTTGTAAGGAAACAGTATCTGTACCTAAGATCAGCAATTGATAAAGTGCATGCCATAGCCATGACGAAAATTGCAAGGTTGGAGTACCTCCATAAAGTCAAATCAGCAGTAAAAATACAAAGATGGTGGAGAAGTGTAAGGAAACCCACTGTTTCATCCATAGCAAACAACGTCATATactatatcaatataaaagaACACGCGGCAATGATGCCAATGAAGCAACTCTGCCAGCAACTGGGAGTTACCATATTCCACTTCAGAGCTTACCAGGATCTGAGAAATGTTTACCCACGGTCATGGGCAGCTTATCCAACAATGATACTGAATCACCTACTGCAAATACAAAAAACATTAATAGAAACAGGAGGTGCAGAATACCAAAGAATCGAAGCTGTACAATTCGCGGTCAGTGCATATCATACGCTCATGTTAGTGGAATACGCAAAAGGAGCAGGAAGTGCTCTGTATGCATGGGGAGCACCCAATGTATTACATTCGCAACCTTTGAAAAATCCACCCGTCACGTATCTGGAAAAACCACTGGAATTCTATCAGCTGGAAAACCCAGAACGCTCTGAGTATGGCAGACACCAATTTATACCCATGGAAAATGTAGAAATTGTGGCAATTACATGCGGGAATGAATTCTCGGTTGCATTAGATAAACAAGGTAGAGTATTCACCTGGGGAAACAACAGATATGGGCAATGTGGTCAAGGACACAGGCTTGTGCAACTGTGGTCCCCAACACTTTTGCCAATGCATGGAGTAACTGGAATCTGGTGTGGTGAATCGCACGCCGTCATTCGACTGTCGGTAGGAGAATACTTTGTTTTTGGCAAGGCATTCgggtatattatatatacaccagaAGACATCAAAGCGCATTGCGAAGATATTAAAAACCAAACCATAGAGGCAGTAGCATGTGGAGGTGATATCACAGTGCTATACACAACTGAACTTAAATATGTACTGCGAGTATTGGGAGGTGAACCCACCTTCGCAAACTGCTATAACCTCAAAGGAAATATAAAGTCAGTATGTACAAACGGTAGGATGATATGCACAATAATAGAGGAAGTCGAATACATGGGTAATAAGCAACAAACATTACTGGCCTGGGGACAACTAAGGTGCTTCTCAACCCATTACAAGGAACCGCTACCAAACACAGCTGTGCTAGTCAACGCATTTTGCGAAATGTTCGAACACCCAGAAAAGAGGAAACCTAAAAGGTCACTCAACAAGGTAGACTATTGCCTTGCAAAGCCATGTCTAATCCCAATGCCAACACCTATAAACTTCAACAAAAGAGTGAATACCGTGACATGCGACCACCAACAGATAGTCATGACCTGCAAGAATGGAATTGTAATCGCAATGAAAACATTCGAACTCATACACAGCGTCGCAAGCGATATACGCAGCTCAGATGACCACTCAATACGCCTAGAACCAAATGTTACTAACGCCAGGCTGGAACCAGGGTTATACCAATTCACAGCCTTGGAACGCACTGATACAGCAGTGCAAATCGCATATAACAGGCTTTCATGCTCTATCGGATTCGCCACTGGACCACACATTAGCCATGTCCAGTGA
- a CDS encoding WD domain G-beta repeat family protein → MDAIGSYYSDEEPVRTDSQPKSQINNVETEPLTAPSQKGLPLKADTVFPTGSAPTSNFANVETMDLDAISESCSSRVHSSYQRSRLTSVQDHGSITNDSTVSNTLKATSLVVSDPSTTNVISVELGSRNNETGIVSIAASEADTAPIETQSDRIRANMESVAVSRMKSHLREHTRDDGLMGMANYPVDHPMHRNISLIDRNELERYGKGGNSLALNGDTGSGVFVTPCGLTEKTYFDETSFDDQIRQGDLMVSMAHLGANDLKRRRRLSESEMESEDIFGPWLPYEEFDQPAADVPSAETSDDAERRKLPTFEANTRKMPHAGLAFPNCTPDVALPLNEVIVEDGKQETRYDGVAVSSFHRKIDPNSPPMRSWLLPPKNLKAFDPDNYKSRLPKQEIHTYTGHTMAVQALRYIPRTGHCLLSASMDGFVKIWDANNNRKCLRTYKGHCKGVKDIAFANADGTKFYSCGYDSNVIQWDTEYGKVVGVYNMEAAPFCVTVYPCDENIFIVGGASKKASQYDARSGKVSLEYNAHQSNVNTVTFFDENRRLVTTGDDRRMAVWEYNIPVAIKQLSDPSMHSMPAVVAHPSEKFILAQAMSNQILVYESSGSRFRFFGGKRFKGHLCSGYAIRPSCSPDGRYVVSGDARGRVFLWDWKTCRNISTLSGHKSVTMDCQWHPLQPSRIATCSWDGTIKLWD, encoded by the coding sequence ATGGACGCCATTGGAAGTTATTACAGCGATGAAGAGCCTGTACGTACAGACTCTCAACCTAAATCGCAGATTAATAATGTTGAGACGGAACCATTAACTGCACCATCGCAAAAAGGATTACCATTAAAGGCCGACACTGTTTTTCCAACAGGATCGGCTCCTACATCTAACTTCGCTAATGTAGAGACTATGGATCTGGATGCCATCTCGGAAAGCTGCAGTTCTCGGGTTCATTCCTCTTATCAACGTTCTCGTCTTACTTCCGTCCAAGATCATGGTTCTATTACAAACGACAGCACGGTATCAAACACTTTAAAGGCTACGTCACTTGTCGTGTCTGATCCTTCTACAACAAATGTGATTTCTGTTGAACTGGGGAGTCGGAACAATGAGACCGGGATTGTATCGATTGCGGCTTCTGAGGCTGATACCGCGCCCATAGAAACGCAATCAGATCGCATTAGGGCTAATATGGAATCTGTAGCCGTTTCACGCATGAAATCTCATTTGCGTGAGCACACCCGTGATGACGGTTTGATGGGTATGGCCAATTATCCAGTTGATCATCCTATGCATCGCAACATATCTTTGATCGATCGCAATGAGCTTGAACGTTACGGTAAGGGTGGAAACAGTTTAGCTTTGAACGGTGACACCGGCAGTGGTGTGTTTGTAACTCCCTGTGGTTTGACAGAAAAGACATATTTTGATGAGACTAGTTTTGACGATCAGATCCGCCAGGGTGACCTGATGGTTTCCATGGCTCACCTTGGTGCCAATGATTTAAAGCGCCGTAGACGTTTAAGTGAGTCTGAGATGGAGAGTGAGGATATATTCGGCCCTTGGTTGCCTTATGAGGAATTTGATCAGCCGGCTGCTGACGTACCGTCTGCTGAAACTTCAGATGATGCTGAACGTCGCAAGTTACCCACCTTTGAGGCGAACACACGTAAGATGCCTCATGCTGGTTTGGCATTCCCTAATTGCACTCCTGATGTTGCTTTACCGCTTAATGAGGTTATTGTTGAAGACGGCAAGCAGGAGACTCGTTATGATGGTGTGGCTGTTTCTAGCTTCCACCGCAAGATAGACCCCAATTCACCACCTATGCGTTCTTGGTTGTTACCTCCGAAGAATCTAAAAGCTTTTGACCCTGACAATTACAAATCACGTTTACCCAAGCAGGAGATTCACACATACACTGGTCACACCATGGCTGTGCAGGCGCTTAGGTATATACCACGCACAGGCCACTGCTTGTTATCGGCTTCTATGGACGGATTTGTTAAGATATGGGACGCTAACAACAATCGCAAGTGTTTACGTACTTACAAGGGTCACTGCAAGGGTGTGAAGGATATTGCTTTTGCGAATGCCGACGGCACAAAGTTTTATAGTTGTGGCTATGATTCTAATGTAATTCAATGGGACACTGAGTACGGCAAGGTGGTTGGTGTCTATAACATGGAGGCCGCTCCGTTTTGTGTGACTGTCTATCCCTGTGATGAGAACATATTTATTGTTGGTGGCGCTAGCAAGAAAGCATCCCAGTATGACGCTCGTAGTGGCAAGGTTTCTCTAGAGTACAATGCGCATCAATCCAATGTTAACACGGTAACATTTTTTGATGAGAACCGTCGTTTGGTGACCACTGGTGATGATCGTCGTATGGCTGTTTGGGAGTATAACATTCCTGTCGCTATTAAGCAGCTTTCTGACCCCTCTATGCACAGCATGCCTGCGGTGGTGGCTCATCCTAGTGAGAAGTTTATTCTTGCCCAGGCGATGAGCAACCAGATATTAGTCTACGAATCCTCAGGCTCACGTTTCCGCTTTTTTGGCGGTAAGCGTTTCAAGGGTCACTTGTGCAGTGGTTATGCTATACGTCCTTCGTGCTCTCCGGACGGGCGTTATGTTGTCAGCGGTGACGCCCGTGGACGTGTATTTCTATGGGATTGGAAGACTTGCCGCAATATCTCTACTCTTTCTGGTCACAAGTCTGTTACCATGGATTGCCAATGGCATCCGCTGCAGCCGTCACGGATTGCTACATGTTCGTGGGATGGCACAATTAAGTTATGGGATTGA